One stretch of Hevea brasiliensis isolate MT/VB/25A 57/8 chromosome 12, ASM3005281v1, whole genome shotgun sequence DNA includes these proteins:
- the LOC110640796 gene encoding CST complex subunit CTC1 isoform X3, whose product MEEAVELLTISELLRRGRPFTATSSLNSSPSVSVRPPSSKSKSMDKNSQSQPPPPGLTTNSNPNLKILAPLSQPAMLVGTLLLPTETLKCPNKNCFQFSDCSSTICCDILDFSVRVIGKKIQVLAWNFIPLKHSGGGFLEIIKWSFPDSSTSTFSRCSSMDSFPIVSGSSPPPPPPPPTIADDSKARFSVHGPIESTSPVSLVPCLSGDSKTNNLRGFIVRIMVCECKLCNSKESVTVLHNLAQGQHPHSFTKPLFIYFFGSSWSWHPVIAKLVGNDVRLSGLKKKLVFIGKDKSQLMFVTTENSVLHLPRLSKKWSPFLRNVIVGKGECGAYTGVVKGVYMQGMVIELDKEVWLVLTDQLLAAPHSLRVGAIISLRNVHFVNPKFTWTQMLILGTCLKTSITVESFSPLETGSNIVFQSQSQLGKFINSLTFSARIWALLIISSFRKKFAGILSEKEILGSKHKEGLAQMFSNSHLPPSVIHARRGILTELCKHNSCGCDSEPYCADLKLVAPISTFLHHCEVMWMKALLQMESNFYILRDESQFDLVSCEGRSHSRTLRRMFHSEDIGVSLLGSLKISPYSGRLQLVDATGSIDVIIPNFPSTWKSNCIYEVVDYNLIVEGTPDLVDHTGLPDSESLSCRHIFYHTPWAREMKLTIYISFRLGNATCRNLPFYPCVDWNNEFMELQGGRFHLICVTHKYPVLQKFKGDPVITDCCTMFAEAIILPWDLFLGVKDGAMLPFKISGDWLNESLAHYPTENYQERLSNKKRKIDQASSQALKRSNEGECGNLSSLEIPCLATVRTANRQNLGGSGKLCFTKSKVKIDADCKLSAEKVLLEFNSENLFKYPALQIGSYYIIKHHPEESFCSIKDYDNVSGVRVIISSRTHMWSLSFSSDEGVTNNKSSNLPSQSDSSISCREFPIRDQVELLLRSTGNVPELSSDVCLHLSANAKAFLEVKLNENKEAHTEPIMTPEETLSDSSDILTMISSTGFFSGSLDFTCLFPEGNLTSVCGDVVDIHGFDCNSAANAHLSCERLDDGLHMKFFQESTNISCIHVLVDDQMVSIFGSLSKHAYPVGFGPGVNATFHRILKLSQNL is encoded by the exons ATGGAAGAAGCTGTGGAGCTACTGACaatatcagagctgctccgtcgTGGTCGGCCATTTACGGCCACATCCTCTCTCAATTCCTCTCCCAGCGTTTCTGTACGTCCTCCTTCCTCCAAATCAAAATCCATGGATAAAAATTCCCAATCCCAACCACCACCTCCTGGTCTCACTACtaactcaaaccctaaccttAAAATACTCGCTCCTTTGAGTCAACCGGCTATGCTCGTGGGAACCCTACTTCTTCCTACTGAAACCCTAAAATGCCCGAATAAGAATTGCTTTCAGTTCTCGGACTGTTCATCTACCATTTGCTGCGATATTCTCGATTTTAGTGTCCGTGTAATTGGAAAGAAGATTCAGGTCCTCGCTTGGAATTTCATTCCCCTAAAACATTCTGGTGGTGGGTTTTTAGAGATTATCAAATGGAGTTTTCCAGATTCAAGTACTAGTACCTTTTCCCGCTGTTCCAGTATGGATTCATTTCCTATAGTTTCAGgttcttctcctcctcctcctcctcctcctcccacTATCGCAGACGATTCCAAAGCTCGTTTTAGCGTTCACGGCCCAATTGAATCAACAAGTCCTGTTTCACTTGTACCATGTTTAAGTGGTGATAGCAAGACAAACAATCTTCGCGGGTTTATTGTACGAATTATGGTTTGTGAGTGTAAATTGTGTAATTCTAAGGAGTCTGTTACAGTTTTACATAATTTAGCTCAAGGACAGCATCCTCATTCTTTTACAAAACCTTTGTTTATATATTTCTTTGGTTCTTCTTGGAGCTGGCATCCTGTGATTGCCAAGCTTGTAGGGAATGATGTCAGGCTATCGGGGCTGAAAAAGAAGTTGGTTTTTATAGGGAAAGACAAGTCTCAATTGATGTTTGTAACTACAGAAAATTCTGTTTTGCATTTGCCTAGGTTATCCAAGAAATGGTCACCATTTTTGAGAAATGTTATTGTGGGAAAAGGAGAATGCGGTGCTTATACTGGTGTTGTCAAGGGTGTATACATGCAAGGAATGGTCATTGAGCTGGACAAAGAAGTATGGCTTGTACTAACTGATCAGCTACTTGCTGCACCACATAGTTTAAGGGTGGGCGCCATT ATTTCTTTGAGAAATGTGCATTTTGTTAATCCAAAATTCACTTGGACGCAAATGCTTATACTTGGGACTTGCTTAAAGACTAGCATTACTGTAGAGTCATTCTCACCATTGGAAACGGG GTCTAATATAGTTTTTCAATCTCAAAGTCAGTTGGGGAAGTTTATTAATTCCTTGACTTTTTCTGCCAGAATATG GGCACTACTTATCATTTCAAGTTTTCGCAAGAAGTTTGCTGGGATTTTATCAGAAAAGGAGATCTTGGGATCAAAACAT AAGGAAGGACTGGCTCAGATGTTTTCTAATTCACATTTACCCCCTTCAGTGATTCATGCTCGG CGTGGAATACTTACAGAACTATGCAAGCATAACTCATGTGGTTGTGATAGTGAACCATATTGTGCTGACCTGAAATTG GTGGCACCTATCTCTACCTTTCTCCATCATTGTGAGGTCATGTGGATGAAAGCACTCTTGCAGATGGAGAGCAACTTTTACATCTTGCGTGACGAATCTCAATTTGATCTTGTGTCGTGTGAAGGAAGATCTCATAGTCGAACGTTGAGGAGGATGTTTCATAGTGAAGATATAGGAGTTTCTTTGCTTGGAAGTCTAAAG ATTTCTCCATATTCTGGAAGGTTGCAGTTAGTTGATGCAACAGGAAGCATTGATGTTATAATACCCAACTTTCCATCCACTTGGAAGTCCAATTGCATCTATGAG GTTGTTGACTATAATCTAATTGTGGAAGGCACACCTGACCTTGTGGATCATACAGGATTGCCTGACAGTGAGTCACTGTCATGCAGGCATATCTTTTATCACACCCCTTGGGCAAGAGAGATGAAATTAACAATTTATATCAGTTTTCGCTTAGGCAATGCAACTTGCAGAAATCTTCCGTTTTATCCTTGTGTGGACTGGAATAATGAATTTATGGAACTTCAAGGTGGAAGATTTCATCTGATATGTGTAACACACAAATATCCTGTGCTACAAAAG TTTAAAGGTGATCCGGTGATAACAGACTGTTGTACTATGTTTGCTGAGGCCATTATCTTGCCTTGGGATCTGTTTCTTGGAGTGAAAGATGGAGCTATGCTTCCATTTAAGATTTCAGGGGATTGGCTTAATGAATCGTTGGCACATTATCCCACTGAAAATTACCAGGAGCGTCTGTCCAATAAGAAGCGTAAAATTGATCAGGCATCAAGCCAGGCTTTAAAGAGATCCAATGAGGGGGAATGTGGAAACTTGAGTTCTCTCGAAATTCCATGCCTGGCCACTGTTAGAACTGCTAATAGGCAAAACTTAGGTGGTTCAGGAAAACTGTGCTTCACAAAATCCAAGGTAAAGATTGATGCTGACTGTAAACTGAGTGCAGAGAAGGTGTTGCTAGAATTCAACTCTGAAAATTTGTTCAAGTATCCG GCGTTGCAGATTGGCAGTTATTACATCATAAAGCACCATCCAGAAGAATCCTTTTGTAGCATTAAGGACTATGATAATGTTAGCGGTGTTAGAGTTATTATCTCTTCCAGAACACACATGTGGAGCCTTTCTTTCTCTTCTGATGAGGGAGTAACAAATAATAAATCTTCAAATCTTCCTTCTCAAAGTGATTCTTCTATCAGTTGTAGAGAATTTCCTATAAGAGATCAGGTTGAACTACTCTTGAGGTCCACTGGTAATGTTCCAGAATTGTCTTCGGATGTTTGTCTTCATCTCTCTGCAAATGCAAAGGCTTTTTTGGAAGTAAAGCTTAATGAAAATAAAGAAGCCCACACTGAGCCAATTATGACCCCAGAAGAGACTTTAAGTGATTCTTCTGATATTTTGACCATGATATCTTCAACTGGTTTCTTTTCTGGATCCCTTGATTTTACTTGCCTTTTTCCTGAGGGAAATTTAACATCTGTGTGTGGAGATGTGGTAGACATTCATGGTTTTGACTGCAATTCTGCTGCCAATGCCCATTTAAGCTGTGAAAGATTAGATGATGGTCTTCACATGAAATTTTTTCAGGAAAGCACAAACATTTCTTGCATCCATGTTTTGGTGGATGATCAAATG GTAAGCATTTTTGGTTCTCTTAGCAAACATGCATATCCTGTTGGATTTGGACCTGGTGTAAATGCAACATTTCATCGAATTCTTAAATTGAG TCAAAacttataa